The Candida orthopsilosis Co 90-125, chromosome 3 draft sequence sequence ACCTCGAGCCTTATCTACTCCACTACCACTgcctcttcctcttcctcttcctctcCCTCCACTTCTACCCCTACCTCTTATACCTCCTCTTCCTCTGAATCCTCCTCTACTTCTTGATCCTCTTTTCCTAAAGCCAGGTAAATTAGTCCTCTTTGGAGTGACTCGGACCTCCCTACCTCTAAACTCTTTACCATGCAAGTCCTCAACGGCTTTGTTGacactttcaattttttcaaattcaacgTAAGCATAACCTTTAGGCAACCCACTATACTTATCAAACAATATTGTGACCCTTTCAATAACCCCAACGACATGGAAAAACTCCTCCAATTGCTCAGGTGTTGACTGATAATCGACATTTCCTACATATATTGACCGTGAATCAACTTCCTCCTGTTTTGCCAACCTTTCAGCTCTCTCTTCATCTGTCTCTTGTGGTCTCAGTGATCTTCTTTCAGGCACTTGTTCCTCTGCCATTGTGGATAACGTATTTCAGTATATGCTTCTGCTGTCGATTATAAAACCccctttgaaattttttgtgTTATGTATTACCTTTGATCGATTAATACCGAttgttttttctttcagTCGTTACCCAATCAATTATATTAATTGATGTCTGggattgatattgaatcGGTTTCTATAACAGTTGCTTTGACCAATTCCTGTAAAGATCAATCCTGAATTATCAACCTTAAATCTGACATGgttaaattgttgaatgcagaattatttttgttcttgGTAAAAAGTCTATTATGTAAGGCTTAGGTAATATATTTTAGTGCAGGTTACTATAACTTGAAACTAAACTAACCAAATATTGAGACACGAATCTTGATGTTACAGTGAGCTCACAACGGTATTGGCTCCAGAGGACGTCTTGTTATCGGCTCCATACACATGAAGCACCTTCAGGGACCCAATACTTACAGGTGATAGTTTCAGCTACAACTGCACAAAAACGCCCCGAAAACTGACATCTTGAATTCATTTTCTGGGGTCTGGCATCACCACGTATGTAAGGTTAGACTTTGTTTGAGCTTGGTGTGAGGTAACCCCATGTCAGAGTATACCCCATACCATTACCAAACCCAATGACTTTCGGCGGCTTAGCTGGTTACGCCATGCTGTTACTCATTCAGTGCCAAGATGTAAATACTATCTTTTCACTCGAAAGAAACCTTGTGTGTATTTGATACACGTCTCTTTTTCTATGTTTGAAGTATTTTGTGCTTGTATATCATCTCGGATCAATTACTCAATAAAGAAAGACGCCGAAACCTTCTACTTGTTTCcacaaaaaagaaacgtTTCCTTAAGCGTAAAACAATGAAATAGTAGAAAAAACATCAACtgatttgtatttgtgAATCATTTGCTGCAATAATTAATAAGCAAAACCATTCTACtaaaatttttgcaacatatAAATAGCAATTACTTGCTACTTCTCAAAGTTTAACGTCCCAACAGCAATAAGCTCACAGAAAATGACAGTCCCAAAAGAAGTTTCCCCATCAGACGAAATTAAAGGTGCTCCAGCAGTTCCATATTATACCCCAAATCAACCAGTTAGAGCCGGTACATTTTACcaagatgaatcaaatcaaaaccaagaTCCGCCAGCTCTTTTCCAACCATTGAAAGTTGGTCCACTCACTTTGCAAAATAGAATTGGTGTTTCGCCAATGTGTCAATACTCCGCCAATGATAAATTAGAAGCAACTCCATATCATTTGATTCACTATGGCGCTTTAGTCACTAGAGGTCCTGGTAtaaccattgttgaaagtaCATCAGTAAGTCCAGAGGGTGGATTAAGTCCACATGATTTAGGAATTTGGACAAAAGAACAAGCCGAAAGCTTGAAAcctgttgttgaatatgCTCATTCgcaaaagcaattgattgcTATTCAATTAGGACATGGAGGTAGGAAAGCAACAGGACAACCGCCATTTTTGCATTTGGAACAAGTTGCTGATGAATCAGTTGGTGGATGGCCCGACAATACTGTGGCTCCATCAGCTGTGGCATTTAGGCCACATGGTAATTATCCTGTACCTCACGAATTAAGTGTAAAAGACATCAAGAGAATTATTAAGGAATTTGGTGAAGCTGCCAGAAAAGCAGTTGAAATTAGTGGATTCGATGCTGTTGAGGTCCATAGTGCTCATGGATATCTCTCCAATGAGTTCTACAgtccaatttcaaacaagagAACCGATGAATATGGGGGCAGTTATGAAAACAGAGTGAGGTTTTTGTTGGAggttattgatgaaatcaaggcaaatattgatatcaataaaACGCCTATATTTGTCAGAATCTCTGCTTCTGAAAATAGTCCTGATCCAAATGCATggtcaattgatgattccaAGAAATTGGCTGACTTgttaattgaaaaagaggTTAGTTTACTTGATGTTTCCTCCGGTGGAAATGACTACAGACAAGCAGCAAGATCCAACATTGATGCGAAACAGAGAGAACCAATTCATGTACCATTCGCACGTGCCTTGAAGCAACATGTTGGTGATAAATTAGTAGTTAGTTGTGTTGCTGAATTGGATAAAGATGTTCACCAATTAAATCGTTTTGTCGGAGAAGGTGTTTTCGATTTGGCATTGATTGGTAGAGGTTTTTTGAGAAACCCCGGTTTGGTTTGGAGCATAGCTGATGAATTGGGAGTTCGATTGCATCAGGCATTACAGTTAGGTTGGGGATTCTGGCCTAACAAGCAACAAATTATTGACTTGATTGCCAGGACTGAGAAATTAAGCACCAAGGATTAAGTAGTAGTAAATGTTTAGAATTTTATAGACAATTATAAACTGTACGTTACTTAAATATTTATTATAAATGATAATCTGATTTATGCCTCGACAAATGCTCTGTAGGTGGTGAATTGttcatcaccaccatcagCAATTAATTCAATCTCAGTGTTTGGTGCAACGAAAAATACGTAACCAGTATCAATCTTTTCGCATTTCTGACTACCTACAATCTTGATCAAACCAGATCCATTAGTGGCAATTATGATGGATGGACCTTCGATTGATTTGTAAGATTGCTTACCTCCgtttttatcaaatacgGTTTGTAACACAGAAAACTCTTCAATTGGTGGGTCAAATAAATTGACAGTAATGGCATCACCAGTAGATCTTGGGaatttttttggttgcaTTTTTTGCTTCTCTACTGGTTCGCTAGCATAAGTCAACATATCGACCAAGTTCTTGACATCTTTGAATTTAGGAGTGAATCCAGCGCGTACGACATTGTCCGAAGCAGCCATACATTCAATAATATCTCCACTGATGTAAGCATGTGGGTCTTTGGCTTGTAAAAACATGGCTTCTCCTTTGTTCAAAGCAACGtgattcaacaaaaggCATCCACAGAATAATCCAATATCATTGGGGAATTGCTTGTGTAACctttgaatcaattcagGTAATCttggatcaattttggtgaaGATTTCTGGATGCAGTTGACTAGACTGAATCAAAGATGCAGCTTGTTTATTTATTTCACTTTCGTCtgtattcatcaacttgctgaaaatcttttgaatcAAGGAACGGTTTGTCTTGTCATCTTGTGTACCTACGTCAACAGTTGGTTTGATACCAGTAACAAATTCcttaatcaattcttcaccaatgatttgtttcaattcaggAACAGTTTCCAACGTGTAAGCTAATTGATCAACTGGCTTAAATCCGCAGAAACCTTCAAAGTCTGTAACAGCAATGGCCATTTCTGGTTTATGGTTATCATCGGGGTAATTCTTTGGATCTTGGCTATGTAATTGAGCACCTAAAGCTTTATCTGGATGAGCTTGAATTGACAacactttttcaatacttaAGACTTTAAATAGAAAGGgcaattcttttgatgaacCAAATTTCCTAATAATTGAATCGCCTAATAACTCTTCTGGGTGAGCAGTAATCAAGTCACGTAaagttttatcaaatccaataGCTTGAGATGGGACTGAAGGATGAGTACCCATCCATAATTCTGCATATGGTTTGGATTCATCGATGGTAATTGAAGGGTCAGATTTCTTGACAAACTGAGCCACGGCTGAAGATGATCCGATTTTTCCCCAGTCATAGTTTTGGAAACCACATTGAAGTCTAAATAATTTGTCAGACATTATTGAAGTACAGTTAGGATTGTTATTAGATAACCGTTATTTctgaatgaaaaagaagagttATACCAACGTGGTAActtcaatgaaaaagaaaaaacgTATTTTAGGATTTTCGAGATTTGTAttgttacacaaaaaagTAAATGCTTTTCggagaaattaaaaaatgTTTATATGCAGGCATATAAAAAAGCCATATTGAAACGCGTCACATGAATTAAATCCCAAACACTGCAATCACATAAAGCCAAAGTGTCTATACAAGCAAGTGGATGTGTAGTAAGTGCTGATCGGACTTCCAGCTAAGTTAGAAAACTTCGTTTAAAAGAGGTTTACATTACGAAGCCAATAAAAAATGCAATCGTTCAATTGTCCTCTCTCTAGTCCTTATTCAGCTTCCTAGGTAAAAATGCGCCATTATTGACACCAATTATACCTGGCGATCTATACCTGCGTCTCCTCAATCTCATTGATATATAAATCAACACATACATAACAACAATGAGTCCTAAATatccaacaattccaaaatcatGAACATAGTTCATGAAATATAATACTCCACCATATGGAGAaccaacaaatttcaactgCACTTTGTTATCTTTGTGTAATAGAGACATTAGCACcagtttgatttgttttggttCATTTCTTAATTTGTTATTGCTTAAATCTGTATCCCAGAAATATCGGTGATCTTTTGAAACTACTACTGcatcaccaacttcatAATCGTCGGGTCTAATCCTCCATCCTCTCACATATCGGAAATTTTTCAgggtttgtttgttgataaatgtaAATACgacatcatcattgttgaacaagTGAGGTACTTGTTTTCTCATTGTTGTCATGATTGTTAATGTTTCAGCATTCTTagctttcaatttctcaactTCCTGTTCTTTTGATACTCTTTGCTCAAGGATTTGGTTGAAGTAGTAGCTCTTTTTAAGAAAGTTGTATTCGTGAGCCACCAATGACAACTTGTACAACGCTTCATCCGTCGCtttcaaattatccaaGTCAACAAAGATTATAACCACTTTTGCATCCTTAATGTCTTCCGCGCGATCTTGGTCAACAAAGTATACCGATACTAATTCTGGAGTCAACTCAGCAATGAATGGATATTGTGCACGTTCAAggaatttttcaatctcttcatATTTCCTCATTTGCTCAAGagcaaaattttgataaatctcTGGAATTAAACAGTTTTCCTTCAATACAACGATAGTAGGAACCTCAGTTATAGAAGTGGCTATTTGCATAGCTTCATTAAACTCATACTTTTCCAGCCCGTCATAGTTGATGTATGgaatcaaattttcaccCATCGTTTGAATGTTTTCAAGAATTCGTTTATGTTTACCCTTGTATAACTGGATATTAAATGGTGACTTTTGTAATGTTCGCAACATGTATGGCAAAATTGCCTCATCTTCAGGAGTTACATTATCCacatcaaagaaaaaaacaactGTAACTTTACTCTTCAATGGGTAATTTTGAGCAAATGGTTCATGTCTTAAGGTTTTGGTAAATTCCATAACTTCGGTTATTCCTCTTGCTGATACAACTTCATATGCACTATTTAcaaaaagtttgttgaCCCACCATTTCATCTTTGCAACATCAATTGGACCATCATAATCGAATCTTATAGTCCCCCTATCTTTTGGCAAAAACATGACAAATCTCGGTGGTGACTTTTTCGCATCTTTGAGCTGATCCAATTCCAATCTTTCACAGACTTTGGGGTAGTCTTGGCATAGTAAGTGACCCGAATCGGCTAATGAAACAATCTTGTTACTCAATTTATCCCACAATTGTTTTACGCGTAAACAATCGATACAGTCGTCGCTGAACCTCAATTTCCCACCATGATCAACACTATCCCATTGCTTCTTATTTGCTTGCCAAAATGAAATAAAGAGAGGCTTGGTGATTTCTCCACTGATGGCTTTCAATATTTCGTCAACATTCATCTCTTTTGACGCTGATGGCATAGTAGCTGATGCCGGATCATAGTCTGCTACCGACTCTTGAATATAGCTAATCAAGTTTGCTTcatttttttccaaagttcTTGGAAACGAGccaatcatttttgatttgcCAGTGGTTTTGCCATCTTTATCCAAAATTGGTGCGTATAGAAGAATATTTGGGTAGAATTCAATCTGTTCACGTTCACATAAATCACCATTCTCAACACAGTTAACCTGTCTCATATCGGTATTTAAGTTAgcaaatttggttttgaatgTCCTATAGGCTTTTTGCCATGTGGGGAAAAAGCTTTTACAATGCAGGCAATATGGTGAATAGAACTCAACAAGGGTTAGTTTTTGACTAGTGACTGCATCGAAATCTTC is a genomic window containing:
- a CDS encoding Oye32 NAD(P)H oxidoreductase codes for the protein MTVPKEVSPSDEIKGAPAVPYYTPNQPVRAGTFYQDESNQNQDPPALFQPLKVGPLTLQNRIGVSPMCQYSANDKLEATPYHLIHYGALVTRGPGITIVESTSVSPEGGLSPHDLGIWTKEQAESLKPVVEYAHSQKQLIAIQLGHGGRKATGQPPFLHLEQVADESVGGWPDNTVAPSAVAFRPHGNYPVPHELSVKDIKRIIKEFGEAARKAVEISGFDAVEVHSAHGYLSNEFYSPISNKRTDEYGGSYENRVRFLLEVIDEIKANIDINKTPIFVRISASENSPDPNAWSIDDSKKLADLLIEKEVSLLDVSSGGNDYRQAARSNIDAKQREPIHVPFARALKQHVGDKLVVSCVAELDKDVHQLNRFVGEGVFDLALIGRGFLRNPGLVWSIADELGVRLHQALQLGWGFWPNKQQIIDLIARTEKLSTKD
- a CDS encoding Pmi1 phosphomannose isomerase is translated as MSDKLFRLQCGFQNYDWGKIGSSSAVAQFVKKSDPSITIDESKPYAELWMGTHPSVPSQAIGFDKTLRDLITAHPEELLGDSIIRKFGSSKELPFLFKVLSIEKVLSIQAHPDKALGAQLHSQDPKNYPDDNHKPEMAIAVTDFEGFCGFKPVDQLAYTLETVPELKQIIGEELIKEFVTGIKPTVDVGTQDDKTNRSLIQKIFSKLMNTDESEINKQAASLIQSSQSHPEIFTKIDPRLPELIQRLHKQFPNDIGLFCGCLLLNHVALNKGEAMFLQAKDPHAYISGDIIECMAASDNVVRAGFTPKFKDVKNLVDMLTYASEPVEKQKMQPKKFPRSTGDAITVNLFDPPIEEFSVLQTVFDKNGGKQSYKSIEGPSIIIATNGSGLIKIVGSQKCEKIDTGYVFFVAPNTEIELIADGGDEQFTTYRAFVEA
- a CDS encoding Eps1 protein (S. cerevisiae homolog EPS1 has chaperone protein binding, protein disulfide isomerase activity and has role in ER-associated protein catabolic process, protein retention in ER lumen) — protein: MKLHGLSLLYLTASAVFANNVHKRSLDSPEAAAPPSNAEASSENIELPPTLGKEDFDAVTSQKLTLVEFYSPYCSHCKSFFPTWQKAYRTFKTKFANLNTDMRQVNCVENGDLCEREQIEFYPNILLYAPILDKDGKTTGKSKMIGSFPRTLEKNEANLISYIQESVADYDPASATMPSASKEMNVDEILKAISGEITKPLFISFWQANKKQWDSVDHGGKLRFSDDCIDCLRVKQLWDKLSNKIVSLADSGHLLCQDYPKVCERLELDQLKDAKKSPPRFVMFLPKDRGTIRFDYDGPIDVAKMKWWVNKLFVNSAYEVVSARGITEVMEFTKTLRHEPFAQNYPLKSKVTVVFFFDVDNVTPEDEAILPYMLRTLQKSPFNIQLYKGKHKRILENIQTMGENLIPYINYDGSEKYEFNEAMQIATSITEVPTIVVLKENCLIPEIYQNFALEQMRKYEEIEKFLERAQYPFIAELTPELVSVYFVDQDRAEDIKDAKVVIIFVDLDNLKATDEALYKLSLVAHEYNFLKKSYYFNQILEQRVSKEQEVEKLKAKNAETLTIMTTMRKQVPHLFNNDDVVFTFINKQTSKNFRYVRGWRIRPDDYEVGDAVVVSKDHRYFWDTDLSNNKLRNEPKQIKSVLMSLLHKDNKVQLKFVGSPYGGVLYFMNYVHDFGIVGYLGLIVVMYVLIYISMRLRRRRYRSPGIIGVNNGAFLPRKSNKD